The proteins below come from a single Aegilops tauschii subsp. strangulata cultivar AL8/78 chromosome 6, Aet v6.0, whole genome shotgun sequence genomic window:
- the LOC109773035 gene encoding uncharacterized protein yields MEDLTVPQSDQELAPQQPTTKSLRRRSRRPRARAAISGDQDLAPFQTLSRRRSTQRRRPVASRRCSSRRRRAPPRPSCTQPRPSRTPPRLPLPPPFCPAPPSFALTLILSGDQRRRFGQACGRTNDSSMMSRRRRSSPATASPVEDENLLPEILLRLPPEPSSLPRASLVCRRWRSILSDPDFLKRFRRHHQKPPLLGFFRANSMSTEHQFIPVLDSPDRIPAARFSVPNNSNKHWNFIGCRHGLAILVNMWLRQVMVWDPLTGQQHRVACPPGLVFDPEVHLVYWEAAVMCADAEDGHVHGDCFSRPLKLVLIWVIGYRKAFACLYESASGLWGDIVSMESTDAMLGIRPGILVGSALCWVLCGGNVLVFDVQSQHLDLIKRPVDCPMNTTSYGFVQVLRMDDNRLGLAYLSKLTILLWERKSNCDGVVRWVFLQKSIQLEELFPHRMFSRSKKIIITGYDEDTNVIVLSTIGGVFMLQLYSMEIKRICKGGGLCLDNFHPYTNFYTTGALAGDSANLQM; encoded by the exons ATGGAGGACCTCACTGTGCCACAATCCGACCAAGAGCTCGCACCGCAGCAGCCGACGACCAAGAGCTTGCGCCGCCGCAGCCGACGACCTAGAGCTCGCGCCGCCATCTCTGGAGACCAAGATCTCGCGCC GTTTCAGACTCTCAGCCGCCGCCGCTCCACCCAACGGCGCCGGCCGGTGGCCAGCCGCCGCTGctcctcccgccggcgccgcgctCCACCGCGTCCGTCCTGCACCCAGCCGCGTCCCTCACGCACTCCGCCGCGCCTCCCCCTACCCCCGCCCTTCTGCCCTGCCCCGCCCTCCTTTGCCCTAACCCTAATTCTTAGCGGCGACCAACGGCGGCGCTTCGGCCAGGCCTGTGGAAGAACCAACG ACTCAAGTATgatgagccgccgccgccgttcctcGCCGGCGACGGCGTCCCCAGTGGAAGACGAGAACCTTCTCCCGGAGATCCTCCTGCGCCTCCCTCCGGAGCCATCGTCACTCCCCCGCGCCTCCCTCGTCTGCCGGCGCTGGCGCAGCATCCTCTCCGATCCCGACTTTCTCAAGCGTTTCCGCAGGCACCACCAAAAACCTCCACTGCTCGGCTTCTTCAGAGCTAATTCAATGAGCACAGAGCACCAATTCATTCCTGTGCTCGACTCGCCGGACCGCATCCCTGCGGCCCGCTTCTCTGTGCCCAACAACAGCAACAAACACTGGAACTTCATAGGCTGCCGCCACGGCCTCGCCATCCTAGTCAACATGTGGCTTCGTCAGGTGATGGTGTGGGATCCCCTCACTGGACAACAGCACCGTGTGGCTTGTCCACCTGGGCTGGTGTTCGACCCGGAGGTCCACCTGGTGTATTGGGAGGCCGCGGTGATGTGCGCTGATGCCGAAGACGGGCACGTGCATGGCGATTGCTTCTCGAGACCGCTCAAATTGGTCTTGATCTGGGTCATTGGATATAGAAAAGCATTCGCTTGCCTCTATGAATCGGCATCTGGTTTATGGGGAGACATTGTCTCCATGGAGTCAACAGACGCGATGTTAGGCATAAGGCCTGGCATCCTTGTTGGGAGTGCACTTTGCTGGGTGCTTTGTGGTGGTAACGTCCTTGTGTTTGATGTCCAAAGTCAGCACCTTGATTTGATCAAGAGGCCGGTAGACTGCCCTATGAACACCACCTCCTATGGATTTGTTCAGGTCTTACGGATGGATGATAACAGACTTGGCCTCGCATATTTGTCAAAACTGACCATCCTGTTATGGGAGAGGAAATCAAACTGTGATGGCGTTGTCAGATGGGTGTTTCTGCAGAAAAGTATTCAGTTGGAGGAGCTTTTTCCTCATAGAATGTTTAGTCGCAGCAAAAAGATAATAATAACGGGGTATGACGAGGATACAAATGTGATTGTTCTGTCTACGATCGGCGGCGTCTTCATGCTCCAACTTTACTCGATGGAGATCAAACGTATTTGCAAAGGAGGTGGCTTATGTTTGGACAATTTCCATCCATACACAAATTTCTATACTACAG GGGCGTTGGCTGGAGACTCGGCGAATCTGCAAATGTGA